The Peribacillus sp. FSL E2-0218 genome contains a region encoding:
- a CDS encoding deoxynucleoside kinase — protein MNLRKKYNIPNNAVITIAGTVGVGKSTMTNALADALQFRTSFEKVDTNPYLDKFYDDFDRWSFHLQIYFLAERFKEQKKIFEYGGGFIQDRSIYEDTGIFAKMHYEKGTMNEVDYETYTSLFNAMVMTPYFPHPDLLIYLEGSLDDILERIQERGRPMEQHTPIEYWQEMHGRYEEWIDQFNACPVLRLNINEYDLMQDEASIEPLIKRIADYMEQTSLLRNR, from the coding sequence ATGAACTTACGAAAGAAATATAATATTCCAAACAACGCCGTCATTACGATAGCAGGGACGGTAGGCGTAGGAAAATCGACCATGACCAATGCGTTAGCCGATGCCCTTCAATTCAGGACATCCTTTGAAAAGGTTGATACGAACCCCTACCTGGATAAATTTTACGATGATTTTGATCGTTGGAGTTTCCACCTGCAAATCTATTTCCTCGCTGAACGGTTTAAAGAACAAAAGAAAATCTTTGAATATGGCGGAGGCTTCATCCAAGACCGTTCCATTTATGAAGACACCGGTATATTTGCAAAAATGCACTATGAAAAAGGGACAATGAATGAAGTGGACTACGAAACATACACAAGCCTTTTCAACGCCATGGTTATGACGCCCTACTTCCCACATCCTGATTTACTGATTTATCTTGAAGGGTCACTCGACGATATCCTTGAACGGATCCAGGAACGCGGACGGCCAATGGAGCAGCATACCCCGATTGAATACTGGCAGGAGATGCATGGCCGTTATGAAGAATGGATCGATCAATTCAATGCATGCCCTGTCCTTCGCTTGAATATAAACGAATATGACCTCATGCAGGATGAAGCGAGCATCGAACCACTCATAAAGCGGATTGCCGATTATATGGAGCAAACCAGTTTATTACGAAATAGGTAA
- a CDS encoding D-alanyl-D-alanine carboxypeptidase family protein has translation MKKISKITLIFTFVFVLVMSQFAYQPGEAVAESDNLGLKAEAAIIIDGKTGQIVYEKNADKVLGIASMSKMMTEYIIMESIKNGKISWDQKVKINKYVHDLSKAPNLSNVGLTEGEDYTVKELYQAMAIYSGNAATVALAQLVSGSEKNFVKLMNERASKLGLKNHRFVNASGLNNSDLLGEYPTGKADDENVMTAKDTALLAYRLINDYPEVLKIASISKLKFRDGKEYPNFNWMLPGLIFEYKGVDGLKTGSTDYAGYGHTGTVIRDGQRYITVVMKSTNKNERFADSTKLMNYAYSTFKKEKVLPAKYQVKGEETLSVVKGKEKSVKIESEKAIELLVENGGKDNYKTDLVIDKNKLNEAGKLTAPIKKGEKLGYITVTPKKGEDYGYINGNSTKVNVVAAETVEKANWFVLSMRAVGGFFGDVWSSVASTVKGWF, from the coding sequence TTGAAAAAAATCAGCAAGATAACCCTCATTTTCACTTTTGTTTTTGTTCTTGTTATGTCGCAATTTGCCTATCAACCGGGGGAAGCTGTTGCTGAATCTGATAATTTAGGTTTAAAAGCAGAAGCAGCCATCATAATTGATGGTAAAACAGGTCAAATCGTGTATGAAAAAAATGCCGATAAAGTATTGGGCATCGCTTCCATGTCAAAAATGATGACTGAGTACATCATAATGGAGTCCATTAAAAATGGGAAAATCAGTTGGGATCAAAAAGTAAAAATCAATAAGTATGTGCATGATCTTTCAAAAGCACCGAATCTGTCGAATGTTGGTTTGACGGAAGGTGAGGACTATACAGTTAAAGAACTTTATCAAGCTATGGCCATCTATTCAGGAAATGCAGCGACAGTTGCATTGGCTCAGCTTGTTTCCGGAAGTGAAAAGAATTTCGTTAAATTAATGAACGAAAGAGCAAGTAAATTAGGCTTGAAAAATCATAGATTCGTAAATGCCAGCGGTTTGAACAATTCCGATTTATTGGGGGAATACCCTACCGGTAAAGCAGATGATGAAAACGTCATGACAGCGAAGGATACTGCTCTGCTTGCCTATCGTCTTATCAACGATTATCCTGAGGTATTAAAAATCGCCAGCATCTCCAAATTGAAATTCCGAGATGGTAAGGAATATCCGAACTTCAACTGGATGCTGCCAGGCCTTATATTCGAATATAAAGGCGTGGATGGGCTGAAAACGGGATCCACTGATTATGCCGGCTATGGCCATACAGGTACGGTCATACGGGATGGTCAACGCTATATCACGGTCGTCATGAAGTCCACTAATAAGAATGAACGTTTTGCCGACAGCACCAAGCTGATGAACTATGCGTATTCAACCTTCAAAAAAGAAAAAGTCCTTCCAGCCAAGTATCAGGTGAAAGGGGAAGAAACCCTTTCGGTTGTTAAAGGTAAGGAAAAAAGCGTCAAGATTGAATCAGAAAAAGCAATTGAGCTGCTAGTTGAAAATGGCGGTAAAGATAACTATAAAACCGATCTAGTGATCGATAAAAACAAATTGAACGAAGCCGGTAAGCTGACGGCACCAATCAAAAAAGGTGAAAAGCTCGGTTACATCACCGTCACTCCTAAAAAGGGCGAAGATTACGGGTACATTAACGGCAATTCAACAAAAGTTAATGTCGTAGCTGCCGAAACGGTAGAAAAAGCAAATTGGTTCGTATTATCCATGCGGGCAGTTGGCGGATTCTTCGGGGATGTATGGAGCAGTGTAGCTTCTACTGTTAAAGGTTGGTTTTAA
- the serS gene encoding serine--tRNA ligase: MLDLKYVRNNFEEVKRVLQFRGEDLTDLGKFEELDVKRRTLIAETEKLKSKRNEVSQQVAVLKREKKDADQMISEMREVGDRIKGFDDELREVEGRLDTLLLSIPNIPHESVPVGETEDDNVEIRKWGEVPEFKFEPKPHWDVAGDLGILDFERAAKVTGSRFVFYKGLGARLERALISFMLDLHVEEHGYEEMLPPYMVNRASMTGTGQLPKFEEDAFRIESEDYFLIPTAEVPVTNYHRDEIMSGDDLPISYAAFSASFRSEAGSAGRDTRGLIRQHQFNKVELVKFVKPEDSYAALETLTGHAEKVLQLLGLPYRVLSMCTGDLGFTAAKKYDIEVWIPSYGTYREISSCSNFEAFQARRANIRFRRDAKGKPEHVHTLNGSGLAIGRTVAALLENYQQEDGSVIIPEVLRPYMRGAEVIKP; encoded by the coding sequence ATGTTGGATTTGAAATATGTGAGAAATAATTTTGAAGAAGTAAAACGAGTACTGCAATTCAGAGGAGAAGACTTAACCGATTTAGGGAAATTCGAGGAGCTTGATGTGAAGCGCCGCACGCTGATTGCCGAAACGGAAAAATTGAAAAGCAAAAGGAATGAAGTTTCTCAGCAAGTGGCCGTCTTGAAAAGAGAGAAAAAGGATGCGGATCAGATGATTTCCGAAATGCGTGAAGTCGGCGATCGAATCAAAGGGTTCGATGATGAGCTTCGTGAAGTGGAGGGCAGATTAGACACGTTACTGCTTTCCATCCCCAATATCCCTCATGAAAGTGTGCCGGTGGGAGAGACGGAAGACGATAATGTCGAAATTCGCAAATGGGGCGAAGTGCCTGAGTTCAAGTTTGAACCTAAACCGCATTGGGATGTAGCTGGAGATTTAGGTATCCTTGATTTTGAAAGGGCGGCTAAGGTGACTGGAAGCCGATTTGTTTTTTATAAAGGTCTTGGCGCTCGACTGGAGCGCGCCTTAATCAGCTTCATGCTGGATCTTCATGTCGAAGAGCACGGCTATGAGGAAATGCTGCCTCCATATATGGTGAACCGTGCAAGCATGACGGGCACTGGTCAATTGCCTAAATTCGAGGAAGATGCCTTTCGGATCGAAAGTGAAGATTACTTCTTGATTCCTACAGCCGAGGTGCCTGTGACGAATTACCACCGTGATGAAATTATGAGTGGCGATGACCTGCCGATTAGCTATGCGGCATTTAGCGCTTCTTTCCGATCCGAAGCTGGATCTGCCGGACGGGATACCCGCGGGTTGATTCGTCAGCATCAGTTCAACAAGGTTGAATTAGTGAAATTCGTGAAGCCGGAAGATTCTTATGCAGCGTTGGAGACTCTTACAGGTCATGCAGAAAAAGTCCTGCAATTGCTGGGCCTTCCATATCGGGTGCTAAGCATGTGCACGGGCGATCTTGGTTTCACGGCTGCCAAGAAGTATGATATCGAGGTTTGGATTCCGAGCTACGGTACGTATCGTGAAATTTCTTCTTGCAGTAACTTTGAAGCATTCCAGGCTAGGCGGGCCAATATTCGCTTCAGACGTGATGCAAAAGGCAAACCGGAGCACGTTCATACATTAAACGGTTCTGGTTTGGCGATTGGCCGTACTGTTGCAGCCCTTTTGGAGAATTATCAACAGGAAGATGGCAGTGTAATCATTCCTGAAGTATTAAGGCCGTATATGCGCGGTGCGGAAGTCATTAAACCGTAA
- a CDS encoding YaaC family protein: MPENNDNFDKYTPFFSASSSQLFLQKCYNHEKIADAEMKSYENCYPFIYHLEHAKTYYKQAAISPLSIQPILSFYGFAQLLKACLLTIDPNYPESTSLLAHGVTTRKRKKQQYEFLKDEVKTQKNGLFTCIAEKMFHIRHLEGEKYSMATLLKEIPDMETFSWSASRNNFIPLLQNSDCFQLPPAVLDNYRMSSSRLEEFLNSRTNQVYHIEEASGALLLKPDHTLMHNASSPIRFNWAEGQFMLSINKDSAAFSLPELLLHYLISYNLSIIARYETEWWAELLKTMPNDDYPCIVQFLKISQAKVPLLIFEWLKSERFVN; the protein is encoded by the coding sequence ATGCCTGAAAACAATGATAATTTCGATAAATATACCCCTTTTTTTTCCGCATCTTCCTCACAACTTTTTTTACAAAAGTGTTACAACCATGAAAAAATTGCAGATGCGGAAATGAAAAGTTACGAAAATTGTTATCCATTCATATATCACTTGGAACATGCAAAAACTTATTATAAACAGGCGGCCATATCTCCGCTTTCGATACAGCCAATCCTATCATTTTATGGTTTTGCTCAACTGCTTAAAGCCTGCCTGCTCACGATTGACCCTAACTACCCTGAATCGACTTCCTTACTTGCCCACGGGGTCACGACGAGAAAAAGAAAAAAGCAGCAATACGAGTTTTTAAAGGATGAAGTGAAAACGCAAAAGAATGGGCTTTTCACCTGCATTGCCGAAAAAATGTTCCATATCAGGCATCTAGAAGGTGAAAAGTATTCCATGGCTACCCTATTGAAGGAAATTCCGGATATGGAAACCTTCTCATGGTCCGCTTCCCGGAATAACTTCATTCCTCTCTTGCAGAACTCCGATTGTTTTCAATTACCCCCAGCCGTACTGGATAACTACCGGATGTCCAGCAGCCGTTTGGAGGAGTTTTTAAACTCCAGAACGAATCAAGTGTACCATATTGAGGAAGCTTCTGGAGCCCTCCTGCTAAAACCTGATCACACCCTCATGCATAATGCCTCTTCTCCGATTCGCTTCAATTGGGCAGAAGGGCAGTTCATGCTATCAATCAATAAAGATTCGGCAGCTTTTTCATTACCTGAACTTTTGCTGCATTATTTGATTTCTTATAATCTTAGTATAATAGCCCGTTATGAAACAGAATGGTGGGCAGAACTGCTGAAAACAATGCCTAACGATGATTACCCCTGTATTGTGCAATTCCTCAAAATAAGCCAAGCTAAGGTGCCATTACTAATATTTGAATGGCTGAAGTCCGAAAGGTTCGTCAATTGA
- a CDS encoding isochorismatase family cysteine hydrolase: MKRHESTSFALLIIDMINDFQFKHGDMLLEHTELIIDPILKIKKRMKEKGFPIIYINDHYDLWQADFDKIIDRCKNDGNASLIERIKPQQDEFFLIKPKHSAFYGTALNTLLKRLKVETLIITGIAGNICVLFTANDAYMREYQLWIPEDCIASASKEDNNYALKMMDHVLKASIRKSGDG, translated from the coding sequence ATGAAACGACACGAATCAACGTCCTTCGCCTTGCTCATCATTGATATGATCAATGATTTTCAGTTCAAGCACGGTGATATGCTCCTTGAACATACGGAGCTGATCATCGATCCGATCTTAAAGATAAAAAAACGGATGAAAGAAAAAGGCTTCCCGATCATCTATATCAATGATCATTATGATTTATGGCAGGCCGACTTCGATAAAATAATCGACAGGTGCAAAAATGATGGCAATGCCTCTTTGATCGAGAGGATAAAGCCACAGCAGGATGAGTTCTTCCTCATCAAACCGAAACATTCTGCATTTTATGGGACAGCCCTCAATACCCTGCTCAAACGGCTGAAGGTCGAAACCTTGATCATCACGGGGATAGCTGGCAATATCTGCGTGCTTTTTACGGCCAATGATGCCTATATGAGGGAATATCAATTATGGATACCCGAGGATTGCATCGCGTCGGCATCAAAGGAAGATAACAATTATGCCCTAAAGATGATGGACCATGTCCTCAAGGCTTCCATCAGGAAAAGCGGGGATGGATAA
- a CDS encoding HD-GYP domain-containing protein yields the protein MLVKTRYLTEGCILSKEIRGLADRPIMYEKTILTAESIEALEAFLISEVSVEKTLIDGKKFLPKEVIDPELDELEESSDFTDLYLKSVQTYKRLFRNWQAGSKVEVAMIRLIIIPLVDKALEEPGNILMLHHYCNKEDYTFHHAISIGLIGSYIASKMKYSKADVYQVAIGGCLADCGMAKVAPRLLNKMEDLTAEDYEEIHNHPIFSYKMIKDSSIIKDSVKIAILEHHGRLDGTGYPRRLNAKPMNLFSKIIAVADVFHAMTSERVYRKKQSPFRVLEMILHDDFGKFDIEVVKTLLSSFSSFSIGSRVKLNNGFIAEIIFIDASNQTRPIVKVKDSEEIINLSLTRELYIEEIL from the coding sequence TAACGGAAGGCTGTATTCTTTCCAAAGAAATCAGAGGTCTCGCCGACCGTCCTATCATGTATGAAAAAACAATATTGACCGCGGAGTCGATCGAGGCTTTGGAGGCTTTTTTAATTTCGGAGGTAAGCGTTGAAAAAACGTTGATTGATGGAAAGAAGTTTTTACCGAAAGAAGTGATAGATCCGGAATTGGACGAATTGGAAGAGTCGTCCGATTTTACCGATTTGTATCTTAAGTCCGTTCAAACTTATAAGCGATTATTCAGGAACTGGCAAGCCGGCAGCAAGGTAGAGGTGGCCATGATCCGTTTAATCATCATTCCCCTAGTGGATAAAGCACTGGAGGAACCAGGCAACATTTTAATGCTGCACCATTACTGCAATAAAGAGGACTACACCTTTCACCATGCCATTTCCATCGGATTAATAGGAAGCTATATTGCATCTAAAATGAAATACAGCAAGGCCGACGTCTACCAGGTGGCCATTGGCGGATGTCTCGCGGACTGTGGGATGGCTAAGGTCGCCCCAAGATTATTAAATAAGATGGAAGACTTAACTGCGGAGGATTATGAGGAGATCCACAATCACCCCATTTTCAGTTATAAAATGATAAAAGATAGCTCCATCATAAAGGACAGCGTAAAGATTGCGATACTAGAGCATCATGGAAGGCTGGATGGAACGGGTTATCCGAGAAGGCTGAATGCCAAACCGATGAATTTGTTTTCAAAGATCATTGCAGTGGCAGACGTCTTTCATGCGATGACCTCCGAGAGGGTATACAGGAAGAAACAGTCGCCATTTAGAGTATTGGAAATGATATTACATGATGACTTCGGTAAATTTGATATAGAAGTAGTGAAAACCTTGTTATCAAGCTTCTCCAGTTTTTCCATAGGAAGCAGGGTCAAGCTGAACAATGGCTTTATTGCCGAAATCATTTTCATTGATGCCAGTAACCAAACAAGGCCGATCGTCAAGGTGAAAGATAGTGAAGAAATTATCAATTTAAGTCTGACTCGGGAATTATATATAGAAGAAATACTTTAA
- the guaB gene encoding IMP dehydrogenase, with protein MWENKFAKEGLTFDDVLLIPAKSEVLPKDVNLQVSLAENLKLNLPIISAGMDTVTEAEMAIAMARQGGLGIIHKNMSIEAQAELVDKVKRSESGVITDPFFLTPDHQVFDAEHLMGKYRISGVPVVNNIEDQKLVGIITNRDLRFISDFSLKISSVMTVENLVTAPVGTNLEQAEKILQKYKIEKLPLVDDHGVLKGLITIKDIEKVIEFPNSAKDKQGRLLAGAAVGVTKDTMKRVEMLVKSHVDAIVLDTAHGHSAGVLDVVKEIRETYPELTIIAGNVATAEGTKALIEAGADVVKVGIGPGSICTTRVVAGVGVPQITAVFDCATEARKHGKTIIADGGIKYSGDIVKALAAGGHAVMLGSMLAGVTESPGETEIFQGRRFKVYRGMGSVAAMEKGSKDRYFQEDNKKFVPEGIEGRLPYKGPLSDTIFQLLGGIRSGMGYCGTATLEELRENSQFVKMTGAGLRESHPHDVQITKEAPNYSL; from the coding sequence ATGTGGGAAAATAAATTTGCAAAAGAGGGTTTAACCTTTGATGATGTCCTATTAATTCCAGCGAAATCAGAGGTTTTACCGAAAGATGTTAACCTTCAAGTCAGTTTAGCCGAAAATCTGAAGCTAAACCTTCCTATCATCAGCGCAGGAATGGATACCGTGACAGAGGCTGAGATGGCGATTGCCATGGCTCGTCAGGGCGGACTCGGCATCATTCATAAAAATATGTCGATTGAAGCACAAGCTGAGCTAGTTGATAAAGTAAAGCGTTCAGAAAGCGGCGTAATTACTGATCCGTTCTTCTTAACCCCAGATCACCAAGTATTTGATGCAGAGCATTTGATGGGCAAATATCGGATTTCAGGTGTGCCTGTCGTAAACAATATCGAAGATCAAAAGCTTGTTGGTATCATTACTAACCGTGATTTGCGATTTATTTCCGATTTCTCCTTGAAGATTTCCAGTGTCATGACGGTAGAAAACCTTGTGACAGCGCCTGTGGGAACCAACTTGGAGCAAGCTGAGAAAATTCTTCAAAAATATAAAATAGAAAAGCTTCCCCTTGTAGATGATCATGGCGTTCTTAAAGGACTTATTACGATCAAGGATATCGAGAAGGTCATTGAGTTCCCGAACTCAGCTAAAGATAAGCAAGGAAGATTGCTTGCAGGTGCTGCTGTCGGTGTGACCAAAGATACGATGAAGCGTGTAGAAATGCTTGTGAAGTCCCACGTCGATGCAATTGTCCTTGATACTGCCCACGGTCACTCTGCTGGAGTTCTGGATGTGGTGAAGGAGATCCGCGAGACATATCCAGAATTAACGATAATTGCCGGTAACGTGGCAACTGCCGAAGGAACGAAAGCATTGATCGAAGCTGGAGCCGACGTGGTGAAGGTTGGAATCGGTCCTGGTTCAATCTGTACGACAAGGGTTGTAGCCGGTGTAGGCGTCCCTCAAATCACGGCAGTCTTCGATTGTGCGACGGAAGCAAGAAAACATGGTAAGACGATCATCGCCGATGGCGGGATTAAATACTCTGGAGATATCGTTAAAGCACTAGCGGCAGGAGGACATGCAGTCATGCTCGGCAGCATGCTTGCCGGTGTAACCGAGAGCCCGGGCGAAACGGAAATCTTCCAAGGCCGCCGCTTTAAAGTATATCGCGGCATGGGTTCTGTAGCTGCCATGGAAAAGGGATCTAAAGACCGTTACTTCCAAGAGGATAATAAGAAATTCGTTCCGGAAGGCATTGAAGGCCGCCTTCCATACAAAGGACCATTATCCGATACGATCTTCCAACTGCTAGGTGGCATTCGTTCCGGAATGGGTTATTGCGGTACAGCGACATTGGAGGAATTGAGGGAAAACTCCCAATTCGTGAAAATGACTGGTGCCGGATTAAGAGAAAGTCATCCACATGATGTCCAAATTACAAAAGAAGCACCGAACTATTCCTTGTAA
- a CDS encoding deoxynucleoside kinase, whose product MKSTPFITVEGPIGVGKTSLAKIIAEHFHISLLKEIVDENPFLGKFYDNIEEWSFQTEMFFLCNRYKQLEDIEKKYLTKDQAVVADYHIFKNLIFAERTLKNEQYNKYLEIFNILTRDMPRPNMVIYLHASLDTLLTRIGKRGREIEKNISSIYLEQLSADYQTFMERFEKQHPDIPVLTFNGDELDFVGNKDDLKTIISQIENALQKGVNSNELTKEI is encoded by the coding sequence ATGAAATCCACCCCATTTATCACAGTCGAAGGTCCAATCGGCGTGGGAAAAACATCACTGGCAAAAATTATTGCAGAACACTTTCACATATCACTATTGAAGGAAATTGTAGATGAAAATCCATTTCTCGGGAAATTCTACGACAACATCGAAGAGTGGAGCTTCCAAACAGAGATGTTTTTTCTATGTAACCGGTATAAACAATTGGAAGATATCGAAAAAAAGTATCTCACTAAAGACCAGGCCGTGGTGGCTGATTACCATATATTCAAGAACTTGATATTTGCTGAGCGAACGTTAAAAAACGAACAGTACAATAAATATCTTGAAATATTCAATATTTTAACCCGCGATATGCCAAGACCTAATATGGTTATTTACTTACATGCAAGTCTGGACACTCTTCTTACCCGAATCGGCAAAAGAGGACGTGAGATCGAAAAGAATATATCGTCCATTTATTTAGAGCAGTTATCGGCGGATTATCAGACCTTCATGGAAAGGTTCGAGAAACAACACCCTGACATTCCTGTTCTAACCTTTAACGGAGATGAACTGGATTTCGTCGGGAACAAGGATGATTTAAAAACGATAATCAGCCAAATAGAGAATGCCCTGCAAAAAGGAGTAAATTCAAATGAACTTACGAAAGAAATATAA
- a CDS encoding IS1182 family transposase, whose amino-acid sequence MLSKHDSIQRDQLEMITLDQLVPPNHLVRKMEAAIDFTFIYDLVKDMYSEVGRPSIDPVILVKLTFIQYTFGIRSMRKTIEEVETNMAYRWFLGYGFHDKVPHFSTFGKNYERRFKDTDLFEQIFCRILMTAANKKVISVEHVFVDSTHVKASANKRKFEKKIVRKETRAYQGRLQEEINQDRENHGKKPFPPDKFDKEETKAIKESTTDPESGYYVKDERTKQFAYSFHAAADGNGFVLGTIVTPGNTHDSHILEPLVEQVIEKVGKPEAVAADAAYKTPAITSYLFNKEITPALPYTRPRTKEGFFRKHDYVYDEHFDCYLCPSGETLKYSTTNKEGYREYKSPKQICATCSFLSRCTESKDHQKVVTRHIWQAYVEEADHLRHHQEVKPIYAKRKETIERVFADAKEKHGMRWTTLRGLKKLSMQAMLTFAAMNVKKMATWTWQGPKTA is encoded by the coding sequence ATGCTTTCTAAACATGATTCTATTCAGCGAGATCAACTTGAAATGATTACTTTAGATCAACTGGTGCCACCGAACCATTTGGTTCGTAAAATGGAGGCTGCCATTGACTTCACTTTCATTTATGACTTGGTGAAAGATATGTACTCAGAGGTAGGACGCCCAAGTATTGATCCAGTTATTTTAGTTAAACTGACTTTCATTCAATATACCTTCGGTATTCGTTCCATGCGTAAAACGATTGAAGAAGTTGAAACCAATATGGCTTATCGTTGGTTCTTAGGCTATGGTTTCCATGATAAAGTGCCTCATTTCTCTACGTTCGGAAAAAATTATGAGCGACGCTTTAAAGATACAGACCTGTTTGAACAGATTTTCTGTCGCATTTTAATGACAGCTGCTAATAAAAAGGTAATAAGTGTAGAACACGTTTTCGTGGATTCCACCCATGTGAAAGCCAGTGCGAATAAACGGAAATTTGAAAAGAAAATCGTTCGTAAAGAAACACGAGCGTATCAAGGACGTCTTCAAGAAGAAATCAATCAAGATCGTGAAAACCATGGAAAGAAGCCTTTTCCACCAGATAAATTTGATAAGGAAGAAACCAAAGCAATTAAAGAAAGTACTACGGATCCTGAGAGTGGCTACTATGTGAAAGATGAACGAACAAAACAGTTTGCCTATTCATTCCATGCGGCCGCAGACGGCAACGGTTTTGTATTGGGAACGATTGTAACACCTGGTAATACACATGACAGTCATATTTTGGAGCCACTTGTTGAGCAAGTGATTGAGAAAGTTGGAAAACCAGAAGCAGTTGCCGCAGATGCAGCTTATAAAACACCAGCGATTACAAGCTACCTATTTAACAAAGAAATCACACCTGCTTTACCCTATACACGTCCTCGTACAAAAGAAGGATTCTTTCGCAAACATGACTATGTTTACGATGAACACTTTGATTGTTACCTTTGCCCTTCGGGAGAAACTTTAAAGTACTCAACAACAAATAAAGAGGGCTATCGCGAGTACAAATCGCCAAAACAAATTTGTGCAACATGCTCATTTTTATCACGGTGTACGGAAAGCAAAGACCATCAAAAAGTAGTGACACGGCATATCTGGCAAGCATATGTGGAAGAAGCAGATCATCTGCGTCATCATCAAGAGGTAAAACCTATATATGCGAAACGCAAAGAAACGATTGAGCGTGTATTCGCAGATGCAAAAGAAAAGCATGGTATGCGTTGGACTACTTTAAGGGGACTTAAAAAATTGTCGATGCAGGCGATGCTTACTTTCGCTGCCATGAATGTAAAGAAGATGGCCACTTGGACATGGCAAGGTCCTAAAACGGCTTAA
- the tadA gene encoding tRNA adenosine(34) deaminase TadA encodes MKDDVYYMNLALEEAKKAQSLNEVPIGALIVINDQVISTGHNLRETEQNATAHAELLAINEACRAAGSWRLEDATLYVTLEPCPMCAGAILQSRIRRVVFGAHDPKAGCAGTFMDLLQDERFNHQCQVTSGVLAEECGGILTAFFKELRNRKKAIKKEKALKSEE; translated from the coding sequence ATCAAGGATGATGTGTATTACATGAATTTAGCCTTAGAGGAAGCGAAAAAGGCACAGAGTTTGAATGAAGTCCCGATCGGCGCCTTAATCGTGATAAATGATCAAGTCATTTCGACGGGGCATAACCTGAGGGAGACGGAGCAGAATGCAACGGCGCATGCGGAGCTGCTTGCGATTAACGAAGCGTGCCGTGCTGCCGGCAGTTGGCGGCTTGAGGACGCGACGTTATATGTGACCCTTGAACCATGCCCCATGTGTGCGGGTGCGATTCTGCAGTCCAGGATAAGGCGGGTCGTTTTTGGTGCGCATGATCCGAAGGCTGGCTGTGCCGGTACATTCATGGATTTGCTCCAAGATGAACGGTTCAATCATCAATGTCAGGTAACGAGTGGTGTATTGGCAGAGGAGTGCGGCGGGATATTGACTGCTTTCTTTAAAGAGCTCAGGAATCGCAAGAAGGCCATCAAAAAAGAGAAGGCCCTCAAGAGTGAAGAATGA